The following proteins are encoded in a genomic region of Acropora muricata isolate sample 2 unplaced genomic scaffold, ASM3666990v1 scaffold_735, whole genome shotgun sequence:
- the LOC136907098 gene encoding substance-K receptor-like: MTSSFPFFSSSDCIALLTVFGIESAVIVALNVLTIIVYLKESRLRKRSMYLVINQAVADMFLGASEISQCWFLGSNCDFWTIHYSSVSFSSVVFVSFVFLSASLINLAAISLERTHATFRPFKHRLVKKRIFGAVIAVVWITAGLLASTRVLYFPTLTSEGSANFFISYYSFCLFCLLVIVVSYSSIAIKIVFLTQSHHHGATSRERKLTKTLLLVTVVSLLLTLPFIIFTTRSIVEIYFRLSKMTSLRTYFWLHYSLISLFYSSSLVNPILYAFRIPEFRRALFSVLHCRSQPQPAQGFPLNQI, from the coding sequence atGACTTCATCTTTCCCGTTTTTCTCTTCATCTGATTGCATTGCCTTGCTAACAGTGTTTGGCATAGAGAGTGCCGTTATAGTGGCTTTGAATGTCCTTACAATTATTGTTTACCTGAAGGAGAGCCGCCTTAGgaagcgcagcatgtacctggtgatcaaccaggcagtggctgacatgtttttgggagcCAGCGAGATCTCTCAGTGTTGGTTTTTAGGAAGCAATTGTGACTTTTGGACAATCCATTATTCTAGCGTCTCGTTTTCCTCGGTtgtctttgtttcatttgtctTTCTATCAGCGTCATTGATAAACCTCGCAGCTATTTCTTTGGAGAGGACGCACGCGACGTTTCGTCCTTTCAAGCATCGCCTCGTCAAAAAGAGAATCTTTGGAGCGGTTATAGCGgtcgtttggattacagctgggcTCCTCGCAAGTACCAGGGTCTTATATTTCCCGACTTTAACTTCTGAAGGAAGCGCCAACTTTTTTATCTCATattattcattttgtttgttttgccttCTGGTTATCGTTGTTTCGTACTCGtctatagctataaaaattgtctttcTAACTCAATCTCATCACCATGGTGCAACGagtagagaaagaaaattgaccaaaacgctgttgttagtgacagttgtatctttactgctgACGCTGCCATTCATTATTTTTACAACTCGTTCCATTGTGGAAATTTATTTCCGTCTTTCAAAAATGACTTCGCTTAGAACTTATTTTTGGTTACATTATTCTCTCATCTCTCTGTTTTATTCGagctctcttgtcaatccaattctctatgcatttagaattccagagttcagaagagctctgttttctgttttgcacTGCAGATCCCAACCACAGCCTGCTCAGGGTTTCCCTCTAAACCAGATCTAA